One Roseimaritima multifibrata DNA window includes the following coding sequences:
- a CDS encoding type II secretion system F family protein: protein MAKKMGITTAAGFSRRFGTGHKAGADTLMLLMAEAKSGSTRHRQAMLNLIEGLKEGQTLSKSMRAENGYFPKLMVSMMEVGELTGRLERTMAMVADHYEHRVKMRRQFLTWIAWPLIQLLAGVFVIAMLIVILGVLKPAGGGEMLDFTGLGLRGFSGAAIFLFFVGLFFAGIAGIVIAIRKNFLGCHNLIPLFYMIPVLGPAIRTITLAKFCWVLSLTLDTGLDAIRSVKLALDSTGSDYYRGGIKPATDAIQKGQSLSKSLRAADVLPDEFLVQVEVAELSGTDAESIGSLAVEYDGKAKMAIKTLSGILSGVIWLLVIVVFVVMIMNMLININSFRNDALQPI from the coding sequence GTGGCTAAGAAAATGGGAATCACGACGGCGGCTGGGTTTTCTCGCCGTTTTGGAACAGGCCATAAAGCGGGTGCAGATACTTTGATGTTGCTTATGGCTGAGGCCAAAAGTGGGTCGACACGGCACCGGCAAGCGATGTTGAATTTGATCGAAGGATTAAAAGAAGGACAGACGCTTTCCAAATCGATGCGTGCCGAGAACGGCTATTTCCCCAAACTAATGGTCTCCATGATGGAGGTCGGAGAACTGACGGGACGCCTGGAGCGAACGATGGCAATGGTCGCCGACCATTACGAACACCGCGTAAAAATGCGGCGGCAATTTTTAACCTGGATCGCTTGGCCGTTGATTCAATTGCTTGCCGGGGTGTTTGTGATTGCGATGTTAATCGTGATCCTGGGCGTCCTGAAACCGGCCGGCGGCGGGGAAATGCTGGATTTCACCGGATTGGGCCTGCGTGGGTTTTCGGGGGCTGCGATCTTCCTGTTTTTCGTGGGCCTGTTCTTCGCCGGAATCGCCGGGATCGTTATTGCCATCCGCAAGAATTTCCTCGGCTGCCATAACTTGATCCCGTTGTTCTATATGATTCCTGTTCTAGGACCGGCAATTCGGACAATCACTTTGGCAAAGTTTTGCTGGGTGCTGTCGCTGACTTTGGATACAGGGCTGGATGCGATTCGGTCGGTGAAGTTGGCACTCGATAGCACCGGTAGCGATTACTATCGCGGCGGGATTAAGCCGGCGACCGACGCAATCCAAAAAGGTCAAAGCCTTTCCAAATCGCTGCGAGCCGCGGACGTTTTGCCGGATGAGTTTTTGGTTCAGGTCGAAGTCGCCGAGCTATCGGGGACGGACGCTGAATCGATCGGTTCGCTTGCCGTCGAATACGATGGCAAGGCAAAGATGGCAATTAAAACGCTTAGTGGCATCTTGTCAGGGGTGATTTGGCTTCTGGTGATCGTCGTGTTTGTTGTCATGATCATGAACATGTTGATCAATATTAACAGTTTCCGAAACGATGCCCTGCAGCCTATTTAG